TGACCGACATCGTGTCGCGGAAGGTCTGCTCGTCGATGTCGTCGGCGCCGAGCAGCAGCAGGGCGCGCGCCCAGTCGATGGACTCCGCGATCGACGGCGGCTTCTTGAGGTCGAGGTCGCGGACGAGCGCGACGAGGTCCACGAGCTTGCGCGCGACGTTGTCGGCCAGCTCGGGCGCGTGGAGCTTGACGATCTCCAGCTCGTGCTCGAGCGATGGGTAGTCGAGCCACAGGTACAGGCAGCGGCGCTTCAGCGCCTCGGTCAGCTCGCGCGAGTTGTTCGAGGTGAGGACGACGATGGGGCGGGTGGTGGCCTCGATCACCCCGAGCTCCGGGATCGAGATCTGGAAGTCCGACAGCACCTCCAGGAGCATCGCCTCGAACTCCTGGTCCGTCTTGTCGATCTCGTCGATCAGCAGCACGACCGGCTCGGTGGCGGCGATCGCCTGCAACAGCGGCCTGGTGAGCAGGAACTCCTCGGCGAAGATGTCCCCCATCACAGCGCCGGCCGATTGCGCCGCTGGCGTG
The window above is part of the Solirubrobacterales bacterium genome. Proteins encoded here:
- a CDS encoding MoxR family ATPase, with the protein product MPTASQPASVDEVRQALGRVGYLADEPAALVAYLAQRLGKPVLVEGPAGVGKTELAKAISRATERPLIRLQCYEGLDEAKALYEWNYRKQLLRIQAESATEQDPSTDPAEANTPAAQSAGAVMGDIFAEEFLLTRPLLQAIAATEPVVLLIDEIDKTDQEFEAMLLEVLSDFQISIPELGVIEATTRPIVVLTSNNSRELTEALKRRCLYLWLDYPSLEHELEIVKLHAPELADNVARKLVDLVALVRDLDLKKPPSIAESIDWARALLLLGADDIDEQTFRDTMSV